In Chrysiogenia bacterium, the following proteins share a genomic window:
- a CDS encoding AAA family ATPase: MPNALSAKELRRAFDPARFSFKTTKELKPLEEIVGQDRAVAAIRFGIGIEKKGYNLFAMGPQQTGKYQVIRQFLEQAAQKEATPNDWCYVNNFADDKKPEALELPAGKAVTLRDRMSAFIEELKVAIPAAFESDDYRTRRKAIEEHFKEEHEKVFRGVQEAAREREIALIRTPMGLGLAPMKDGEVLNPEQFGKLPEEERERIENEMQELQEPLQEAFARVPQLEKEEREQIRQLNREVTTLAVSHLIKEISRDYEALPEVIAHLDAVRDDVVENAATFVLSSGQGGEGQGGMPGMPGGPMVDPAFFHRYEVNVLVDHSKTEGAPVVFEDHPTLANLIGRIEHQAQFGALITDFTLIRPGALHQANGGYLILDARKLLTQPFSWESLKRALNAGCIRIESAGEMLSLVSTVSIEPERIPLNLKIVLLGEPMIYYLLSSYDAEFSKLFKVVADFDDRLDNTEDNHETYARLLVTLIERNELKPFDAGAVARVFDESIRMTGDTEKLTTFTEELSDLLREADHWAGEAGRESVTAEDVTRAVEEEIFRVGRIRDRMQEQIVRETLLIDTSGSVVGQINGLAVYQLGQFSFGKPNRITASVRMGRGGIVDIEREAKLGGNIHSKGVLILTGYLNSKYVPDHPITLSASIVFEQSYGGVDGDSASTAETCALISALAGIPINQELAITGSLNQQGHVQAIGGVNEKIEGFFDICEARGLTGKQGVIIPESNVKHLMLRPDVVEAAEQGKFHIYPVSTADEALEILTGKDAGQRSKSGKFPRGSINYAVEKTLEKFSERARDFNRPEKVGAKAAGKKAGKKSKHESAGEESAQ; this comes from the coding sequence ATGCCCAACGCCCTCAGCGCGAAGGAGCTGCGCCGCGCCTTTGACCCCGCGCGCTTTTCCTTCAAGACCACCAAAGAGCTCAAGCCCCTCGAGGAGATCGTCGGGCAGGACCGGGCCGTCGCCGCCATCCGTTTCGGCATCGGCATCGAGAAGAAGGGCTACAACCTCTTCGCCATGGGGCCCCAGCAGACGGGCAAGTACCAGGTCATCCGCCAGTTTCTCGAACAGGCCGCCCAGAAAGAAGCGACGCCAAACGACTGGTGCTACGTCAACAACTTCGCCGACGACAAGAAACCCGAGGCGCTGGAACTACCCGCCGGCAAGGCAGTGACCCTGCGCGACCGCATGAGCGCCTTCATCGAGGAGCTCAAGGTCGCCATTCCCGCTGCCTTCGAGAGCGACGATTACCGCACGCGCCGCAAGGCGATCGAAGAGCACTTCAAGGAAGAACACGAGAAGGTCTTCCGCGGCGTGCAGGAAGCCGCGCGCGAGCGGGAGATCGCGCTCATCCGCACGCCCATGGGCCTGGGGCTCGCACCGATGAAGGACGGCGAGGTCCTCAACCCCGAGCAGTTCGGCAAGCTCCCTGAAGAAGAGCGCGAACGTATCGAAAACGAGATGCAGGAGCTGCAGGAGCCCCTGCAGGAAGCCTTCGCACGGGTGCCGCAGCTCGAAAAGGAAGAGCGCGAGCAGATCCGCCAGCTCAACCGCGAGGTGACGACGCTGGCCGTCAGCCACCTGATCAAGGAAATCTCCCGCGACTACGAAGCTCTGCCCGAGGTGATCGCGCACCTCGATGCCGTGCGCGACGACGTCGTCGAGAATGCCGCCACCTTCGTGCTCAGCAGCGGACAGGGCGGCGAGGGACAGGGCGGAATGCCCGGCATGCCGGGCGGGCCAATGGTCGATCCGGCCTTCTTCCACCGCTACGAGGTCAACGTGCTGGTCGATCACTCGAAGACCGAGGGCGCGCCCGTTGTCTTCGAGGATCACCCCACCCTGGCCAACCTGATCGGCCGCATCGAGCACCAGGCCCAGTTCGGCGCCCTGATCACCGACTTCACCCTCATCCGGCCGGGCGCGCTGCACCAGGCCAACGGCGGGTATCTCATCCTCGACGCGCGCAAGCTGCTCACCCAGCCGTTTTCGTGGGAAAGCTTGAAGCGCGCCCTCAACGCCGGCTGCATCCGCATCGAGTCGGCCGGCGAGATGCTCAGCCTCGTGAGCACGGTTTCCATCGAACCCGAGCGCATTCCGCTCAACCTCAAGATCGTCCTGCTGGGCGAGCCGATGATCTACTACCTGCTCAGTTCCTACGATGCGGAGTTCTCCAAGCTCTTCAAGGTGGTCGCCGACTTCGACGACCGGCTCGACAACACCGAGGACAACCACGAGACCTACGCGCGGCTTCTCGTGACGCTCATCGAACGCAACGAGCTCAAGCCCTTTGACGCGGGCGCCGTGGCCCGGGTTTTCGACGAGAGCATCCGGATGACGGGCGATACGGAAAAGCTCACCACTTTCACCGAAGAGCTCTCGGACCTGCTGCGCGAGGCCGACCACTGGGCCGGCGAGGCCGGGCGCGAGAGCGTCACGGCCGAGGACGTCACCCGCGCCGTCGAAGAGGAGATCTTCCGCGTGGGCCGCATTCGCGACCGTATGCAGGAACAAATCGTCCGCGAGACCCTGCTCATCGATACCAGCGGCTCCGTCGTGGGGCAGATCAATGGCCTGGCGGTCTACCAGCTCGGCCAGTTCAGCTTCGGCAAACCCAACCGCATCACCGCCAGCGTGCGAATGGGACGCGGCGGCATCGTCGACATCGAGCGCGAGGCCAAGCTCGGCGGAAACATCCACTCCAAGGGCGTGCTGATTCTCACGGGCTATCTCAATTCCAAATACGTGCCCGATCACCCGATCACGCTCTCGGCCTCCATCGTCTTCGAGCAGTCCTACGGCGGCGTCGATGGCGACAGCGCATCGACCGCCGAGACCTGCGCGCTGATCTCCGCCCTTGCGGGCATTCCCATCAATCAGGAGCTGGCGATCACCGGCTCGCTCAACCAGCAAGGTCACGTGCAGGCCATCGGCGGGGTGAACGAGAAGATCGAGGGCTTCTTCGACATCTGCGAGGCCCGCGGCCTCACCGGCAAGCAGGGCGTCATCATCCCCGAGTCCAATGTGAAGCACCTCATGCTGCGCCCCGACGTCGTCGAAGCCGCTGAACAGGGAAAGTTCCACATCTACCCGGTGAGCACCGCCGACGAGGCGCTTGAAATCCTCACCGGCAAGGACGCCGGCCAGCGCTCCAAGAGCGGCAAGTTCCCCCGCGGCAGCATCAATTACGCAGTGGAGAAAACCCTCGAGAAATTCTCCGAGCGCGCCCGCGACTTCAATCGTCCTGAGAAGGTCGGCGCGAAAGCCGCCGGGAAGAAAGCCGGAAAGAAGAGCAAGCATGAGAGCGCCGGCGAGGAGAGCGCGCAGTGA
- a CDS encoding SRPBCC family protein: MPIFENEMINQTIEIDAPAAEVFALLKDIDNWSSWVRGVSKSYAISSGDWRVGYKIAFRTNMAPLTLAPLTIQEYEEGRVMEWGVRTPVFTMGHRFELTDLGSGRCRLLQREYSHGLLGYLTKPANGLIFKFDSAWAEDLLAYFGAKSRAA; encoded by the coding sequence ATGCCGATCTTTGAAAATGAGATGATCAACCAGACAATCGAAATCGATGCGCCGGCGGCCGAGGTGTTCGCCCTGCTCAAGGACATCGACAATTGGTCAAGCTGGGTGCGCGGGGTCTCGAAGTCCTACGCCATCTCCAGCGGGGACTGGCGCGTGGGCTACAAGATCGCCTTCCGCACCAACATGGCGCCGCTGACGCTCGCGCCGCTCACCATCCAGGAATATGAAGAAGGACGCGTCATGGAGTGGGGCGTTCGCACACCGGTTTTCACCATGGGCCACCGATTCGAGCTGACGGACCTGGGAAGCGGCCGCTGCCGGCTGTTGCAGCGCGAGTATTCCCACGGGCTGCTGGGTTACCTCACCAAACCCGCCAATGGGCTGATCTTCAAGTTCGACAGCGCCTGGGCCGAGGACCTTCTCGCCTATTTTGGCGCGAAGTCCCGCGCGGCCTGA
- a CDS encoding iron-containing alcohol dehydrogenase, protein MSFYEFFCPVKVLAGTSALEHMAFELRALGAERPMIVTDKGVVAVGLLEHVTTALEEGGIEVGAIFDDVPPDSSTRIVTQGAQIWRDSKCDSIIAVGGGSVMDTSKGINILASENASDLAAYTGAGALKRPLRPSFAIPTTAGTGSEVTLVAVISDKDRGVKLPFASPFLLPNAAIVDPRMTMSLPPHLTAATAMDAMTHAIEAYICMAKNPISDAYATAAIKKISENLLAVIDDPKNVEGRLALAEAATMAGIAFSNSMTGVVHSIGHQLGALCHLHHGACMSLLLPYALEYNLEASAQDIGELLLYLEGAESYARTPAPERARAAIRSIRRMRDQLHERCGLPRTLTETHKVEKEQLPTLARMTLDDGALAFNPVEVDYEDALGLLERAWA, encoded by the coding sequence ATGTCCTTCTATGAATTCTTCTGCCCCGTCAAAGTACTCGCTGGAACGAGCGCGCTCGAACACATGGCCTTCGAGCTGCGCGCGCTGGGCGCCGAGCGCCCCATGATCGTCACCGACAAGGGCGTCGTCGCCGTCGGGCTTCTCGAACACGTCACCACCGCCCTCGAAGAGGGCGGCATCGAAGTGGGCGCAATCTTCGACGACGTGCCGCCCGATTCCTCGACCAGGATCGTCACCCAGGGCGCGCAGATCTGGCGCGACTCGAAGTGCGACTCCATCATCGCCGTGGGCGGCGGATCGGTCATGGACACGAGCAAGGGGATCAACATCCTGGCTTCCGAGAACGCGAGCGACCTCGCGGCCTACACCGGCGCCGGGGCTCTCAAGCGCCCGCTGCGCCCGAGCTTTGCGATCCCCACCACCGCGGGCACGGGTTCCGAAGTCACGCTCGTTGCGGTGATCTCGGACAAGGACCGCGGCGTGAAGCTGCCCTTCGCCTCGCCCTTCCTGCTGCCCAACGCCGCCATCGTCGATCCGCGCATGACCATGAGCCTGCCACCGCACCTCACGGCCGCCACGGCCATGGACGCCATGACCCACGCAATCGAGGCCTACATCTGCATGGCGAAGAATCCGATCAGTGACGCCTACGCCACGGCCGCCATCAAGAAAATCTCGGAGAACCTGCTGGCCGTGATCGACGATCCCAAGAACGTGGAAGGACGCCTGGCCCTTGCCGAAGCGGCCACCATGGCGGGCATCGCGTTCTCGAACTCCATGACCGGCGTGGTGCATTCGATCGGCCACCAGCTCGGCGCGCTCTGCCACCTTCATCACGGCGCGTGCATGAGCCTGCTGCTTCCCTACGCCCTCGAATACAACCTCGAAGCATCCGCGCAGGATATCGGCGAGCTGCTTCTCTACCTTGAGGGCGCCGAGAGCTACGCGCGCACCCCGGCGCCAGAGCGCGCCCGCGCCGCCATCCGCAGCATCCGCCGGATGCGTGACCAGCTCCACGAGCGTTGCGGCCTGCCGCGCACGCTCACCGAGACCCACAAGGTCGAAAAAGAACAGCTCCCCACCCTTGCGCGCATGACCCTCGACGACGGCGCGCTGGCATTCAACCCGGTGGAAGTGGACTACGAAGACGCCCTGGGACTGCTTGAGCGCGCGTGGGCCTGA
- a CDS encoding ferritin-like domain-containing protein codes for MVENLIDNKENLVDLVDCTFPTAYSWSYETFKQDLRRLYETAKGAQWNAQTQLDWSIDVDPEKEYMPDQQNGLYGTDIWRKFTPKEIGRLRHEQQAWTLSQFLHGEQGALLATAQIVDAVPLTDAKFYASTQVMDEARHVEVYDKYLREKMELEYPINSHLKRLLDLILTDSRWDMKYLGMQIMVEGLALAAFQFIHTFTSEPLIKDLTKYVMLDEARHVAFGVLTLKDMYNDMSEKEFQERQDFVYEAAMLMRDRFSGEEVFERLGLPVKECVDLNMQSPAMKEFRKMLFSKIVPNLKRIGLLTGSLRERFAAPELDILKFEDWAVTDVDTMENIVGA; via the coding sequence ATGGTCGAGAACCTCATTGACAACAAAGAGAACCTGGTGGACCTCGTCGACTGCACCTTCCCCACCGCCTACAGCTGGAGCTACGAGACCTTCAAGCAGGACCTGCGCCGGCTCTATGAGACGGCCAAGGGCGCGCAGTGGAATGCGCAGACCCAGCTCGACTGGAGCATCGACGTCGATCCCGAAAAGGAATACATGCCCGACCAGCAGAACGGGCTCTATGGCACCGACATCTGGCGAAAATTCACGCCCAAGGAAATCGGGCGCCTTCGTCACGAGCAGCAGGCCTGGACCCTCTCGCAGTTTCTCCACGGCGAGCAGGGCGCGCTGCTGGCCACCGCGCAGATCGTCGACGCCGTGCCGCTCACCGATGCCAAGTTCTACGCCTCCACCCAGGTGATGGACGAGGCGCGCCACGTCGAGGTCTATGACAAGTACCTGCGCGAGAAGATGGAACTCGAGTATCCGATCAACTCGCATCTCAAGCGGCTTCTGGATCTCATCCTCACCGACTCGCGCTGGGACATGAAGTATCTGGGGATGCAGATCATGGTCGAGGGCCTCGCGCTGGCCGCCTTCCAGTTCATCCACACCTTCACCAGCGAGCCGCTCATCAAGGATCTGACCAAGTACGTCATGCTCGACGAAGCCCGCCACGTGGCCTTCGGCGTGCTGACTTTAAAAGACATGTACAACGACATGAGCGAGAAGGAATTCCAGGAGCGCCAGGACTTCGTCTACGAAGCCGCCATGCTCATGCGCGACCGCTTCTCGGGAGAAGAAGTCTTCGAGCGCCTGGGCCTTCCCGTCAAGGAGTGCGTGGACCTCAACATGCAGTCGCCGGCCATGAAGGAGTTCCGCAAGATGCTCTTCAGCAAGATCGTGCCCAACCTCAAGCGCATCGGCCTGCTCACCGGCAGCCTTCGCGAGCGCTTCGCCGCCCCCGAGCTCGACATCCTGAAATTCGAGGACTGGGCGGTCACCGATGTTGACACGATGGAGAACATCGTGGGCGCGTAA
- a CDS encoding sigma 54-interacting transcriptional regulator: protein MFARPETWPSMLGAPLCGFLGVLFLTTAARGYRRRAYGALGVLALLGAAQLGGYFVLRTAVSDDALLQATRLITLVTICFGPAWLFLSAAFLERPLDWRFSLALVAGLTLVALLLGTELVLRSDIVAFHQLGVERQAAPGTFYHVHTLYFVACVATGVFDLARTLSDSHQRGKPLPEPLADTVAEEGLPTLLSVLCAATLVGAIDGLHLIGAIAFQLPIELAALLLIGGSAWATVQRFPRLLLKLEEKLTEVSALNTTLSARNAEIAQLAKKNEELLSEEIRYLRGELATSGKGMGAMIGASPAMRQVFELVGKVAPYDASVLITGETGTGKEKIAREIHAASQRSGAGFYAINVAAVPENLLESELFGHRKGAFTGAISDRPGIFRAADGGTLFFDEIGEMPAAMQVKLLRVLQEREVTPLGDSAPVPVDVRVLAATHRDLSEEVRAGRFREDLYYRLNVIVIEVPPLRARTEDIAPLAAHFLARYAQNAGCEIPGISPSAVQALTRHGWPGNVRELENVIERAVTLCEGPAIRLRDLPEALHKNAGAQLPEIPAASPGDGAGGAAPKRGEELPLRDLEKRYILGLMDRYDGERGRVAELLGINPSTLYRKLKSYESDS, encoded by the coding sequence ATGTTTGCGCGACCGGAGACATGGCCGTCGATGCTCGGGGCGCCGCTTTGCGGCTTCCTCGGCGTGCTGTTTCTGACCACGGCGGCCCGCGGTTATCGCCGCAGGGCGTATGGCGCATTGGGCGTGCTGGCGTTGCTGGGAGCCGCGCAGCTTGGCGGCTATTTCGTGCTTCGCACGGCGGTGAGCGATGATGCCTTGCTGCAAGCCACACGCCTGATCACGCTGGTAACGATCTGCTTTGGTCCGGCCTGGCTTTTTCTGAGTGCCGCCTTTCTCGAACGACCGCTGGACTGGCGGTTTTCTCTGGCGCTGGTGGCGGGGCTCACGCTGGTGGCGCTTCTGCTCGGTACAGAGCTGGTACTGCGCTCGGACATCGTGGCCTTTCATCAGCTCGGCGTGGAACGTCAGGCCGCGCCGGGCACGTTCTACCATGTGCACACCCTCTATTTTGTTGCGTGCGTTGCGACCGGAGTCTTCGACCTGGCACGTACGTTGTCGGACTCCCACCAGCGCGGCAAACCGCTGCCCGAACCGCTGGCCGACACCGTCGCCGAAGAGGGACTGCCTACCCTGCTGAGCGTGTTGTGCGCCGCCACGCTGGTGGGCGCGATCGACGGGCTGCATCTGATCGGAGCCATCGCATTTCAGCTACCGATCGAACTGGCGGCCCTTCTGCTCATCGGGGGATCGGCCTGGGCAACGGTGCAGCGTTTCCCGCGCCTGTTGCTCAAGCTCGAGGAGAAACTCACGGAGGTGAGCGCCCTCAACACCACCCTGAGCGCGCGTAATGCCGAGATCGCGCAGTTGGCCAAAAAGAATGAAGAGTTGCTGAGCGAGGAGATCCGTTACCTGCGCGGCGAGCTCGCAACCTCGGGGAAGGGAATGGGCGCGATGATCGGCGCTTCACCCGCGATGCGGCAGGTCTTCGAGCTGGTGGGCAAGGTGGCTCCCTACGATGCCAGCGTGCTGATCACGGGCGAGACGGGCACCGGCAAGGAAAAGATCGCTCGGGAAATTCATGCCGCCAGCCAGCGCAGCGGTGCCGGGTTCTACGCGATCAACGTTGCGGCCGTGCCCGAGAATCTGCTCGAAAGCGAACTCTTTGGTCACAGGAAGGGCGCCTTCACCGGCGCGATCAGCGACCGGCCGGGGATCTTCCGCGCCGCCGACGGGGGTACGCTCTTCTTCGACGAGATCGGCGAGATGCCGGCCGCCATGCAGGTCAAGCTCCTGCGCGTGTTGCAGGAGCGCGAGGTTACGCCGCTCGGGGACAGCGCGCCGGTGCCGGTGGATGTACGCGTGCTGGCGGCGACGCATCGCGATCTCAGCGAGGAAGTGCGGGCGGGGCGCTTCCGCGAGGATCTCTATTACCGGCTCAACGTGATCGTGATCGAGGTGCCGCCGCTGCGCGCGCGCACCGAAGACATCGCGCCCCTGGCCGCGCATTTTCTGGCTCGCTACGCGCAGAACGCCGGGTGTGAAATCCCCGGCATCTCGCCGAGCGCGGTGCAGGCGCTTACGCGCCATGGCTGGCCGGGCAACGTCCGCGAACTCGAAAATGTCATCGAGCGCGCGGTTACCCTGTGCGAGGGCCCTGCCATTCGCCTGCGCGACCTGCCCGAAGCGCTGCACAAGAATGCCGGCGCGCAGCTACCGGAGATCCCCGCGGCAAGTCCGGGGGACGGGGCGGGGGGGGCGGCACCAAAGCGCGGGGAGGAGCTGCCGCTGCGCGATCTGGAAAAACGCTACATCCTGGGTCTGATGGACCGCTACGATGGCGAGCGCGGCAGGGTAGCCGAGCTACTCGGGATCAATCCGTCGACTCTGTACAGGAAGCTCAAATCCTACGAGTCCGACTCCTGA